The Rhodobacter sp. genome segment TAGCACAGCGGCGATTCGTCGCGTGATTCACAGGAAAGACCCATGTCGAAATTCGTCCGCCAACCCGCCAAGCCCGCGCCGCAACCCGCGCCGCGCCCGACGCAGAAATTCAGCGATTGGGCGATGATCTGAGCGCGATCAGGTAAGCCGCGATCGCCGCCCGATCCTCGGGGGCGATATGGCCAAGGTTGGCAACCACGTCAGCCATCTCACCCCCGACCACATCGAATTCGGGGGTGAAGCCGCTCTGAAGATAAGCGGCGATATCCGCGGCGGACCAGCCTTCGGGTGGCAGCGCCGGGATCCGGCCCGTGCCCGTGAGCGCGGGCGCCCCCGCAAGCCAGTGTGACCTGTCGAGACCGCCGAGCGCGTCGCGCGGCGTGTGGCATTCGCCACAATGCCCCCAGGATTCGACCAGGTCGCGGCCACGTTCGACCTGCGGGTCGGTGCTGGGCGGGGTGGCGAAATCCGTGGTGAAATTCAGCAGCTTCCACAACCCCAATCCGCGCCGGATCGAGAACGGAAAGCGGACCTCGTGCGGCAGCGAGGGCGTGGCATCGGCCGGCAGCGTCTGCCAGAAGGCCCAAAGATCGGCCACGTCCTGCGGCGTCGCGTGGGCGTAGGTCGTATAGGGAAAGGCGGGGTAGTAATGCGCGCCCCGGGGCGAGACGCCACGCAGCAGCGCCGTCGCGAACTGATCCAGCGTCCAGCGCCCGATCCCGGCCTGGGGGGCCATCGAAATGTTCGGCGCATGGAAGGTGCCAAAGGGCGTGGCAAAGGCCCGCCCCCCGGCCAGCACCAGGCGCGCCGCGTCGGGGGCCTGCGATTCGACCCCCGGCGCGTCGTGGCAACTGGCGCAGCCTCCGGTCCAGAAGACCTGCTCACCGCGCGCCGCATCCCCTTGGGCGAGATGCAGCGCGGCCAGCGTGTCGTCGGGCAGGGCGGCGGGTCGGGTCAGAACCCAGAAACCCGCCAGCCCGGCCGCGCCCAGGACCAGGGCCGCGCCAATCAGCCGCTTCATGCGCTCACTCCGGCTGGCGATAGGTCTGGTGGCAGCCACCGCACGCGCCGCCCAGGTTCCGCACGGCCCCTTGCAGCGTCGCGAGGTCTGTCCCCGCGGCCGCGGCCATCGCTTCGGATGCGGTGGCCAGCGTGGCATAGCGGGCTTCGAAACCGGCCATGTCATCCCAGATGGCCGGCAGGGCGCGGGTGTCGTCGGCGCTCATGTTGTCCGAGCCTTCGGGCCACATGCGGCCGTGGTCGATGGTGGCGATCTGGTGCAGGCTGGTGGCTGCCGCGCTGGCCATCGCCGCGTCAAAGGGGATGCGTCCCTGTGCCATGCCCCCCAGAACGCCCAGGTTGTAGGCCATGAGGTTCATCTGCGCCTGACGCGCGATGATGTTCGGGTCCGAGGTCTCCTCGGCGCCGGCCAGCGTCGGCAAGGCCAGCGTTGCGGCGAGGGCAAGGGCAGTCGCGGTGCGGAACATGGGGCTCTCCCTGTTGGTGTGTGCGGGCGCAGGATAGGCACAGCTTTGACGGGTGCGCGGTCGCATTTGCGTGAGCGGGGTGCCGATCGGCGCACAAAGTCTGTGACCTGGCGCACAATCGCACCGCCGCTTGCCGCCGCACGCGCCTTTGTCTAGGGTCGCGCCGACCATCCGGCGAGTCCCCTGAATGCCCGAACCCCGCGCGATCGACGCCCTGACCGGCCTGACCCTGCCCGAAGGGGCGCCAAGGCGCGGCTTGCCGCCGCTGGTGCGTTTTCGCACCGACGACCCGGGGCTGCGCGCGCGCTATGACGACGACGTGCTCTATTATTCCGCGGTCTGGTTGCAGGACCGGGGCTTGCTGCGGCTCTATGGTCCCCGGGCGCTGAACCTGGCGCCGCTGCTGGCGCGCGCCGGGTATGCGACCGACCGGGGCCCCTTGCCGGCGCCCAGGCTGCGGCATTTCAAGCGGTATGTGATCGCCGAGTTCGCGCTGACCACGCCGGCTGACCGGTTGATCCTGACACTGGACGGGCGGACGCAGGCGATGGCGATCCTGCATCAGGCGACGGATGTCTTTGCGGGGCTGAACACCGTCTACACCATGTCGCAGAACAACGATCCCGACTGGATCGTGGACTGGATGGCGCATCTCAACCGCCATCACGGGGCCGAGGCGCTGCTGATCTCGGACAATGCCTCGACGGCCTATCCGCTGGAGCACCTGCTGGAGCGGCTGCGCGGGCTGGATTTCCTGAAGGCGGTGCGCATCCTGTCGGTGCCGTTCCGCTATGGCCCCAGTTCGGCCATCTGCCGCCGTGCCTCGCAGGCCCGGTTCCTGCAAACCGGCATCGCCAACACGAACCGCGATCTCTACCTCGGGCGGGCGCGGGCGGTCCTGTCGTGCGATGTGGACGA includes the following:
- a CDS encoding cytochrome c, with protein sequence MKRLIGAALVLGAAGLAGFWVLTRPAALPDDTLAALHLAQGDAARGEQVFWTGGCASCHDAPGVESQAPDAARLVLAGGRAFATPFGTFHAPNISMAPQAGIGRWTLDQFATALLRGVSPRGAHYYPAFPYTTYAHATPQDVADLWAFWQTLPADATPSLPHEVRFPFSIRRGLGLWKLLNFTTDFATPPSTDPQVERGRDLVESWGHCGECHTPRDALGGLDRSHWLAGAPALTGTGRIPALPPEGWSAADIAAYLQSGFTPEFDVVGGEMADVVANLGHIAPEDRAAIAAYLIALRSSPNR
- a CDS encoding cytochrome c — encoded protein: MFRTATALALAATLALPTLAGAEETSDPNIIARQAQMNLMAYNLGVLGGMAQGRIPFDAAMASAAATSLHQIATIDHGRMWPEGSDNMSADDTRALPAIWDDMAGFEARYATLATASEAMAAAAGTDLATLQGAVRNLGGACGGCHQTYRQPE